aagaataagccacGGTGTGTTTGTTTGGGAACTGGGTGCCAGGCCccccccaaaagagccaaagagtaaaaGTTAACAATTacagcacttcctgtttacttgggtaatattttatctttctcaggtctctgatgggggTTGAATTGttatcaaattaaaaaagaagcttacaggggctggagagatggctcagtggttaagagcactgactgctcttccagaggtcctgagttcaattcccagcaaccacatggtggctcacagccatctataatgagatctggtgcccccttctggcttgcaggcgcacatggaaggaatgctgtacacataataaatatataaatatttgaaaaaaaaagaagcttacaaaaaagatataaagtttataaggttgagagacataaaagcttaagttatCTGAggaaatgttttaaggtctaagaGGATATTTTTAGTCTGgcaatacaagttatgatagaaaaatagtttaggtataaaactctGGGCTCACCCTGATTGGACAGATAATAGGGTGTTTTCttcaaatttgccaaatacaaatggactgactgaacattgtgaatgtaattattACCTGGTAAttgctcttattgtatatagttttgctgTGTTAgacttaaaatctttctttttatttagatgaaAAGGGGGAAATACTATGGTTGGTCTTTCTTTGAACTGCCAAATCTCAAATAATGACATAGGAactttatattaattatgaaagcgtGGCCTTATCTTAGGcatgttcccaactagctcttataacttagattaacccattaTTAATCTACTTTCTAttacatggcttgttacctctcctcagtactgTGCATCCCACTTCCTCCATGTCTCAATGCTGAATCTTGCCTCTCTTTTTCCCAGAGTTCCCATCTCTGTCCGGAAGTTCCACCCATCCTCTCCGGTGTAGCTGTTGGCTGTTCAGCTATTTATTGAACCAATCAAAAGCTGccttggcagagacacatcttcatgtgtacaaaaagattatcccacaacacagcttgctcctttttattatatGTCTTTATTAGAGTTAACACTAGTAACCACAcaactaggctgttttgagatttcctctaccaacagaattaatccaaaacttttTACTTTAGTCTCAGGCAAACTTTCTGGACAATGGCAAAAGGCAGCTAtgttcttcaccaaaatatcacaaaaacagTTTCTAGGCCACATATTAATATTCCTCTCCTCTGAAACCTTTTGAGCCAGCCCCTGACATTTGAAATAACtcttagcaccactgtcttccatgcccCTACTAAGATgacccattaagcagtgcttaaagcattccactgctttcctagcCTAAAGTACCAAAAtctaaattcctccaaacaaaaacatggtcaggcttatcacagcaatacccaacttctgttttagttagggtttctattgctgtgaagagacaatatgactatggcaactcctataaaggaaaacatttaattggggtggtttgcttacagtttcagaggttcagtccattatcatcatggcagagagcatggtggcatgcacagacatggtgctggttaCACCTAGAttagaaggcaacaggaagtcagctcTGACACTGCGAGTAGTTTTAGCATCAGAGAACTCAAAGCCCTCTcccacagtgacccacttcctccaataaggccacacctactccaacaaggccacacctcctagtactgccactccctttgggggtgattttctttcaaaccaccacagataccCACCATTATCTTCCTCAAGCTCCCAGTGACCAACATTCTATTTTCTGTCTCCATAGATTTGACTGGTTTAGGGATCTTTCATAAGTAGAATCACGagttaggtgtggtggctcaagtctgtaatcctaacactctgggggctgagtcaggaaggtctctgtgagttcaagaccaacctgggctgcatagtaagtTCTCTGCTGGTCTGTGCTGTATTGTGAGACCCCCttcctaaagaaaaataattgagcTAGGGACTAGTAGTGTaagtctttattcccagcactcgggaggcggaggctgatggatctctgtgagtctgaggccagcctggtctacaaagtgagttcttggacagcaaaggctacatagagaaaccctgtctcaaaaagcatcaagcaaacaaaaacaaacaaatgaaaaagaaaaatgattgaaaTTGTATGGAAgttattcttttgtgtctttagGAGAAGTGTAAGAGCATAAATACTTAAATCCAGTCCTAGGCCAATCCAGTGAGAATTTTGGAGAGCAAATCCCAGACACTGGCGGTTTTATTAAAGGCTCCCAGCGGTTCTGATGGACATCCATAGAAACAAGTAGGCTGAAGGTTTGAGTCAGTGAGTCCCTCCCTATCACAGACACATCCCAGCACCTGCTAACAGGTGCCTTGAAGTCTTATCTGAGAGTGATCCCTCCACGTGTTTAAGTGATTGTTAGAGCGGCACAGTTATGATTTGACCTCACTGTCTCTCCCAGGCTTGTGCTTTGAACACTTGTTCTCCGCTTGCTATCCTAGCAGACTGTTGAACTCCTGGCACTTGGGGAGGGTGGGTTgatgtagggcccgggtctgcccttgaggacagtttctgttCAGccaactaagcatcctgtttgctcctgtgctctccctgccctgcctggtgattagctgtagggcattgactccattgttggtgtggtaatttcccacctgcctgggcggaggtccttgtgcagcagctaggtacttaaggacttctCCAAGTCTGGATaaacggcattcggctgatctcctttcgaatgacccaggtctctttgtgtgttctttcaatctccaggcccttgcccgacttgcTTACGGTACAGTGGCGTGCGcgtgaactgtaccgagggtgtaacacaaaatcgggtgttacagGTTGAGGATGAAGGATCCAGATTTCAGGGTCATTCTCAGCTGTATAGACaatgtgaggccaacctgggccacatGAGGCTCTGTCACAAAGGGCTGGGGTCATTGAAGTTCCTGTAGTTTGGTTAGCTGCCTGGTTGTATGGCATGGAGTCCATTCTATATAAGCTACCTTGCTTTCTATCCTCCAGAGGAATAAGCACAGAGACCACGGCTGCAGCTTAAACCTCGGACAGTGGCAACACCCCTCAATCAAGTAGCTTAGCTGGCAAAAGGAGGGAGCAAGCCTTTGAAGGTTCTGCCATGATGCCTGCAGTCTACCTGCTCCTTGGTTCACTGCAAAGGAAACAGTCTCTGCCACACACCCCTGCTCCTGAGATCTGAGCTACTGAACCCTGCTCCCCCACCACAGTGGACACACCCCTGCTCCTGAGATCTGAGTTACTCAACCCTGCTCCCCCACCACAGTGGACACACCCCTACTCCTGAGATCTGAGCTACTCAGTCCTGCTCCCCCACCACAGTGGACACACCCCTGCTCCTGATCCTGCTCCCCCACCACAGTGGACACACCCCTGCTCCTGAGATCTGAGCTACTGAACCCTGCTCCCCTACCACAGTGGACACACCCCTGTTCCCGAGATCTGAGCTACTCAACCCTGCTCCCCTAGCACAGTGGACATACTTCTGCAGCTGAGATCTCAGCTGTTTACTTAGCCCTGCTCCCCCACCATAACGGGCTGAACCTTCTGAAACctagaagtaaaataaatcttgCCTCCCTCAAGATGCTTCTGTTGGAAATATGAAAGAGTGATTTGAAAGTACATAGCATGGTAACAAACTCCATTCTGTCTTCCTCAGCATGAGATTCAATACTAAAGTGACATGGGATGGGTCTGAAACAAAAGGTGTCTCTTCTCATAAAGTTTTTCATGAGTTTAGCTATGTCAGTGTGTGCGTACCATTGTGGGAGTGTCctagaagaccagaagagggtgtcagatcccctggagctaaagtcacaggcagctgtgaactgtcCCAGGTAGGTGCTAGGGGCCAAACTCAGCTCCTGTGTAAGAACAGaaaaggctcttaaccactgagccgtttctccattCCCCCTGTTGGGGATTTAAATGAGAGAAATAGTTAGACAATGCCTGACGCCAGCCATCAGCAGTAGACGCAGCCAGTCACTCCTCTGCGAACGCCCCTTTGTTCTTTCCTTACCTCTTTCTGTGGGGCTGGAGCATGGGGCTTAGTGGAGGGAAGGGCGGACCAGGTCTGCAGCCGTGGCTCCCGTGGTACAGCAGCTGAAATCTCAGCCCCAGCAAACTTCAGTCAGGAGCAGTCTAAGATGACTAAAACCACCATTGCTTAGAGGTCCCGCCCTGGGAGTGGCTCCCACATCTGCGAGGAGGATAGACTTGCATGTGGGTGGCAGGGCCAGGCTGCTGGAGGCCCTGAGAATCTCTTGGGAGGCTTTTGAGGACAACCAGGTTCTCCTCCTCTGCTGGCTCTAGTCCTGTCGGACTCACATACAAAAGCCATGGGAACCCTTGAGGGCCACCTGCTGCCAGGAATAGGCTTCCTTATCTACTCGGTCTACTACTCGGTGCTAACATCCTTGGCCCTGCTACGGGGAGAGAAGGCCCTCCAGCACCCGCTGCTCCCGAGGAAGCTGCGGGGACACAGGCTGTTTCAGCAGGTATCATATGAAGCCGTGACGAAGGTGGTTGTCCCCACCTTTGGCATTCTTGGTGAATACTTCTACCCCCTCGGGGTCAATCGCCTGCAGATGATAGACTGGACGGACCCCCGGCGGCCATTTATTTTCAAGGACAACTGGCAGCACGTAACCATGTTTGGGTTCTTTGTTCTCAGTGGCGTAGTAGACGTGGTGAGCCAGTCACACCTGCCCCGTTGGGGTGTGAAGCTGGAACGCGCGGCCGAAGCGCTGGCCTTCTATGTGCTGGTATTGCTGATGGCAACCCACATCGAGAACAAAAACTCCTTGGAGATCCGAGTGCATCTTCTGTTAATGCTACCCTCCTTCTTGCTTGCCGTGGTGATCACTGTGGAAGTATGGATCCCCAACAATCCCTCGATCTGGCTCCTCAAGAGTTGGCTGGGGATGTTGTTAAGCAACTGGATGATGCAGCTTTGTGAGATGTACGTACCTCCCACTGGACAGCCCTGGCGGGCAGACAACCCTACAGACCTTGCCTTCCTAACCATCTTCTTCTGCTGGCACCTGGCCTTGGCGGCTGGCCTGGTGATCACCATCTACGGCCTCTGCGGTCTCTGGCACTGCTACTATTCTTCCTGGACAAAGACTCATGGTGCTAAGTACCAGCGGTGCCCTATGGAATCCAGCGAAGAACTAGAAAAGCTCAAGGCAGAGGCCCTGGCACAGGATGGAGGTGTGTAGAGACAGAAGCAGCCTCTCGAGTGCTGTATGCACAACCTGGGATCCATAGCACGGCTTCCCACCCCAGGACTAGCTTCTTCTTCCTAAATAAAACTTCTAGCTCCAAGGATAACTTCTTGGTTGTCACTTTGTTCTGTCCAGGTCAGTGTCTTACCTGTTTCCTTATCTATATGGTTTCTGGTCATTCGAATGCAAAGAACAAAAGGATGCTTTTCTGCAATAACTTTggggaggtttttgttttgtttttttttataagaaaagaaacaaacagtacGTCTACGGACTACTGAGAGAGGGATGATGAACTTGGTTGCATTGAGGAGGGTTCAGGCAGTTTACCAAGGGTTCGAGTCAGGAGCGAGAGGAGTCTAAGGAGGAATTCTAGAAGGTGGTTGTAGTAAggtgattaaaatataattttgggctggtgagatggctcagtgggtagaggcaccTGCCATGAACCTCAGGACCTGAGGCCCAGCACTGTCCCTCAGTGTAGAAGGGGAGACCCAACTCTTAAAAGCTGTTCTCTGGTAGTTCTGTGGCACGcatgcctccacacacacacgggaaagaATAAGATGTAGTTAAAATGTTAAAGCAGATTTAAGGGCTGGGGATGTATCTCACAGGTAAAGTATGTGCCTAGTGTGCATGGGGCTAGGCTCACGCTCTAGCCATGCAgaatcaaaaagcaaacaaataatttgAAGTGACTTGGTTTTTGGCTGCCATACAGGACAACTTGCTCCAACTCCTTCAGAAAGTCTATTGTGTGTGTCATATCCTACATGTGAGCACTTCTGGGGAGAGACTGAAGAAGAGATCGGATACACTTAAGAATGGGGGTGGAGGAGAAGTAGCCATGAAGTGGGGCCTATCTCTGTAGACATCGCCAAATGAGATGCAGACACCCAACATCTGGAAGCCTAAAGAAATGGCGGGATAGGAGGAGGGGGTCGGCAGGTGTGTGGAAAAGGGTAATGGAGAGAAGTGGGCACCATGGAGCTGCATTTGCTCTCCCGTGCAACCAGGAGAGCTCTCCTTGAAGGACTGGAAGCTTCTAGAAGCACAGAGGGTTGCAGGATAGCAGACAAGGCATTTGAAAATGTCACAGGCACCCTGGAAAGAAGCAATGACACGCAGTGTGTGGACGGTGGTGTCTGGAAAGCAGAGACTGGTGTAGAACAGGGAGATTTACGATAGCAGAGGGGCCTGGCTTCCTTCTGCCCCCACACCCAAAGCCTTTTCTCCCCCACACAGCGGGAACCAACCCAACCACAAGCTGTTTTCTATGCCAAAATCCCAGAGCCAGAACCTGGTTCTAAGACTAAGAAAACTTAAGGTTTGAGGCACCTCAAGTTCTACGGCATGTTCATGAGTCTGGGACAGTGTTCATGTTATCATTGAAAATTTGTATATCATGAGTCATTCACCAaagtgaaaatttaaatttttttccctctaaaaACTGTTCTCCAAGGTGCATAAGCTTTGTACTCCGtagaacctgcctctgcctcatcccACAGGCTTAATGTCCTAACAGGGTGTGCCAGACAAACCCATCTCTCCTGGACTGA
The Chionomys nivalis chromosome 3, mChiNiv1.1, whole genome shotgun sequence genome window above contains:
- the LOC130870719 gene encoding transmembrane epididymal protein 1A-like — translated: MGTLEGHLLPGIGFLIYSVYYSVLTSLALLRGEKALQHPLLPRKLRGHRLFQQVSYEAVTKVVVPTFGILGEYFYPLGVNRLQMIDWTDPRRPFIFKDNWQHVTMFGFFVLSGVVDVVSQSHLPRWGVKLERAAEALAFYVLVLLMATHIENKNSLEIRVHLLLMLPSFLLAVVITVEVWIPNNPSIWLLKSWLGMLLSNWMMQLCEMYVPPTGQPWRADNPTDLAFLTIFFCWHLALAAGLVITIYGLCGLWHCYYSSWTKTHGAKYQRCPMESSEELEKLKAEALAQDGGV